A single Seriola aureovittata isolate HTS-2021-v1 ecotype China chromosome 19, ASM2101889v1, whole genome shotgun sequence DNA region contains:
- the LOC130187316 gene encoding beta/gamma crystallin domain-containing protein 1-like isoform X1, which produces MFTTYIKSLNDMVFSTSESPEEQPSTGVLGRIGSWFSPWKGNGPKSPIENASPTSDQAVKSEGYKESGEFVRPKPGEQQWQEEKEHSSNPNPLGFSRDSFFCEEKDATQSAHSHGSVGNSTETGEGGPKEEEFVESRKEGTGQGKEREESSNGPSASGIPDKNASHLTHLPSSTKQGVVWDSDRAHAQPQARRQAQAQAGKRLHVYLEETSVIQRGRDACASQEVVRTKVTERLRVLPKADSSQSFDLPKSSSSKSAKNKRTNVRPAIGAQGYYSALVGVSLKSHKDSQLETEPDKEQTEADSMGRKNAARRKVRKNSQEDGGNSPQEKMSPNAQPVPEGFPSSDNSVTSPQGKSPKTHMGESSVNSSSTHHPTSQTSPEGGESQTSCPDTIKQLDNFQDSNSVIADTLVCVVDVGADMEDDDSLYRVERKTETPESKRRSMKVSRSEVKFFPKSVPLKSSQSPADDKQDFKPALKNTNEEKDMAKTEIDARLHDLTKTDEEPKPVVGRIADKINLFERQHAAGGNKQTFQTPRSADTSPVRKTTERLKAEFELSDQRSRSAERYSTARSSPASPAREKPLTVKERMRNFTQASKSEAKPALPQKPAMTGMSQKTTSSVAASELPELDSRDKLDTEEQIKATAMSEIIRKPDGQDCSTVGVKISIQQQPPTAPKTTDTVASNTTDQGTKPNSVEPDVPAKGTDDSSEMTSSVRPQAKGPSRTGSRSKRKKSKEPTSPMSPNRENKPTSKSDIAAIKQEQVDDTVEPVSPAKQLTDKVSSSSDKGQENTSEKQSLSDTRQKNFKKEAEVLGKEKQQLDSSFKTENSDKPDNRQEGLPEPSVIKDEPDTAASNRGTKKPIDKDPVILPQEEEKTGGHSLVFTQYREKASKDSSETSESSPSPAVDRPIEKTPSVEQELPVEQPKLDKKSSVQPESKSKGKVIQPGKRKEGQKSQPQNKDTKPVNLSESKNVEKEEGREKKNQTENKDKKKPQQLLRSDKNTTSGKVSDSGQGISGTERSVAKDDERKNAERKEQPQPIKDIKQEANPLEPASQSSEKISASSEDLPAQTQHVSQMATAHPEKNAICAVTQTNEAVSRTKSDNGPLKGETTTTVPLQKSTESSGTDAEPVVSAAEPQANSVSVEKTENSPDDSRTHGANDVEFSSPKPVIKATTAAEKVTVKAANDTPVPITVQTENNAENQSSVKEPSPVSVSKSASSQGEGPDDGKKSSTVKTVPSEEKISGDISKLAPSTSLKGAEEIAQGLSNRNASKSTVNVAENTAEKTLSSQVNELPPVANGDISPDSQPLTVKKEPVNNKPSATPKAPTSPEANKLSPDSIQRSPMKKLHLPRGLSKDDSTKQQDAPSSWLDLDFPKRKPKVTERKLSSSVSESNLLDPSGELDDDDFIDKIKKLCAPFSLPPRKHNQLRPPQPPFAMPAIKEDRFEKTFDPEEFKFGLRKKNQFTLDTPPSLLAKRNETKSGLKPARASLADRSFLLSSLDTDSRLRDKTSVKDEVDTKEEKDDKIKVKSRLEGSCVLSSLNSSIRGKRNGAQTQEEGTSSEDGTSSKSPKLSPPPLSQPHPPSPTTTAPMKVTLTKQSSALSDTKEAAEAVVSDSGPPFPSFNDIKLPDYLEKYLQQEPGKPVESTQAQEQVNNKVIGKMTTPVSGGEADLAVKPGQLLPDAGPFPAIPPSTQPTLPEQPQGKLRNHIRTARGFHKRPGKMVLFERADFSGETYKIYRDIADATSLQLSPLISVKVVRGCWVLYEKPDFQGRSIALEEGGMELTNLWEEPDSETEPHNNPPVLIGSIRLAVWDYSIPHIDLFTEPEGHGRVTPYHDDTIETGSFGIPVSTASIQVHSGVWLVFSDPGFQGMLAVLETGVYPIPETWGFPSPFVGSLRPLKMGGFKVENPNEVKAKVYEKPGFEGSCVEIDSDIFSFSEDEEDITADSTNLASKKLKSVGSLKIIGGLWVGYSQPGFEGQQYILEEGEYLDCSEWGGSEQLLSLRPILADFMSPHLKMFNNRDFDKLGVNIDLTVPVINMDDTGYGTKTESIDVIGGIWVVFEEPGFCGESYILEKGLYGSPEDWGALQPRVASAMPVMLDDFEHAAKFKVQIFSDPGFQGSVLTLEDNAASPQGSISVASCKVLAGSWLAFEGQDFTGRMYVLEVGSYPDLRAMGCVNASSSILSLQPVGFEFSLPSIALFERGGLRGKRVVLTDGSVNLQLVGGCSRVQSVLVEGGMWVLYEGVNYRGAQILLKPGEILDWRKFSGWQKIGSLRPLMQKQMHFRVRNRQTGLMMSVTGDLDDVKLLRIQETEATDGFEQIWFYHNGHLHCKLLEECCLSPSGSVTMAGSRVGLTPEPENQVHLWSITPEGFIRYTPTSDLVLEVKGGHHYDKNQVILNSLDPNKPQQRWNVEII; this is translated from the exons ATGTTCACAACCTACATAAAGAGTCTGAATGATATGGTATTTTCTACG TCTGAGAGCCCCGAAGAGCAGCCAAGCACTGGGGTCTTGGGCCGTATTGGGAGCTGGTTCTCTCCATGGAAAGGAAACGGTCCAAAGAGTCCTATTGAAAATGCCTCCCCAACTAGTGATCAGGCTGTTAAGTCAGAGGGATACAAGGAGAGTGGGGAGTTCGTGAGACCCAAGCCAGGAGAACAACAGtggcaggaggagaaggagcacaGCTCTAATCCCAATCCACTGGGTTTCTCCAGAGACAGTTTCTTCTGTGAGGAGAAGGACGCCACGCAGTCTGCCCACAGCCACGGCTCCGTTGGGAACAGCACTGAGACAGGAGAAGGAGGTCCAAAAGAGGAGGAGTTTGTAGAGAGCAGGAAGGAGGGAACAGGGCAGggcaaagagagggaggagagcagcaaCGGTCCTTCAGCGAGCGGGATTCCTGACAAGAATGCCAGTCATCTGACACATCTCCCTTCCTCCACTAAACAGGGTGTGGTATGGGACTCTGACCGGGCACACGCCCAGCCTCAGGCCAGGAGACAAGCACAGGCCCAGGCAGGCAAGAGGCTCCATGTGTACCTGGAGGAGACCAGCGTGATTCAACGCGGCCGAGACGCTTGTGCTTCACAGGAAGTCGTCCGCACCAAAGTCACAGAAAGACTACGGGTCCTCCCAAAGGCAGACTCATCACAAAGTTTTGATCTACCAAAGAGCTCAAGTTCAAAAAGTGCAAAGAACAAAAGGACAAATGTTAGGCCTGCCATTGGGGCACAGGGTTATTACAGTGCTCTAGTGGGTGTGTCACTGAAATCACACAAAGACTCACAGTTAGAGACTGAACCTGATAAAGAacaaacagaggcagacagcaTGGGGCGTAAGAATGCAGCCAGAAGGAAAGTACGAAAAAACTCtcaggaggatggagggaacaGCCCCCAGGAAAAAATGTCTCCTAATGCTCAACCTGTCCCGGAGGGATTCCCTTCATCAGATAACTCAGTGACCAGTCCTCAGGGCAAAAGTCCAAAGACACACATGGGAGAATCGTCTGTaaactcctcctccacacaccaCCCCACCTCCCAGACCTCACCTGAAGGAGGGGAAAGTCAGACTTCCTGTCCCGATACCATCAAGCAATTGGACAACTTCCAGGATTCAAACTCAGTCATTGCAGACACACTGGTATGTGTGGTTGATGTTGGCGCAGACATGGAGGACGATGACAGCCTTTACAGAGTAGAAAGGAAGACAGAGACACCAGAGTCCAAACGTAGGAGTATGAAAGTTTCTCGGAGTGAGGTGAAGTTTTTTCCAAAAAGTGTGCCTTTGAAGTCTTCGCAAAGTCCAGCAGACGACAAACAGGATTTTAAACCAGCATTAAAGAATACCAATGAAGAAAAGGATATGGCCAAAACAGAGATTGACGCGAG ACTACATGACCTGACGAAAACTGATGAGGAGCCTAAACCAGTCGTCGGCCGCATTGCAGATAAAATCAACCTCTTTGAGCGGCAGCATGCAGCAGGGGGTAACAAACAGACCTTCCAAACCCCGCGAAGTGCTGATACCTCTCCGGTCAGGAAAACCACAGAGAGGCTGAAAGCAGAATTTGAGTTGTCGGACCAGAGGTCGAGATCAGCCGAACGTTACAGCACAGCCAGGTCCAGCCCTGCGTCACCTGCCAGAGAGAAACCGTTGACTGTCAAGGAGCGAATGAGGAACTTTACACAGGCATCTAAATCAGAGGCTAAACCAGCACTACCTCAAAAGCCAGCCATGACTGGAATGTCTCAAAAGACCACATCATCTGTTGCTGCATCAGAGTTGCCAGAACTGGACAGTCGGGATAAACTGGATACTGAAGAGCAGATAAAGGCAACAGCAATGTCAGAGATAATACGAAAACCAGATGGACAAGATTGCAGTACTGTAGGGGTAAAGATTTCCATTCAACAACAACCACCAACAGCCCccaaaacaacagacactgtGGCCTCGAACACAACAGATCAGGGTACGAAACCTAACAGTGTTGAACCAGATGTCCCAGCTAAAGGAACTGATGACTCCTCAGAAATGACCAGCAGTGTTAGACCACAGGCCAAAGGCCCCAGCAGAACAGGCTCCCGctctaaaagaaagaaaagtaaagagcCTACAAGTCCCATGAGCCCAAATAGGGAAAACAAACCTACAAGTAAGTCAGACATCGCTGCTATAAAACAAGAGCAGGTGGATGATACAGTGGAGCCCGTCTCTCCCGCCAAACAGCTCACTGACAAAGTCTCATCATCATCTGATAAAGGCCAAGAAAACACATCAGAAAAACAGTCGCTTTCTGATACTAGAcagaaaaattttaaaaaggaagcGGAAGTATTAggaaaagagaagcagcagttagattcttcatttaaaacagaGAACAGTGACAAACCAGACAACAGACAGGAGGGACTACCTGAACCATCTGTCATCAAAGATGAACCTGATACTGCTGCTTCTAACCGTGGAACAAAGAAGCCTATTGACAAGGACCCCGTTATTTTACCccaagaggaggaaaagacagGGGGACACAGCCTTGTGTTCACACAGTACAGAGAAAAGGCTTCCAAGGACAGCAGTGAAACTTCAGAGTCCTCCCCCTCACCTGCTGTTGACAGGCCTATTGAGAAGACTCCTTCAGTGGAGCAGGAGTTACCTGTTGAACAGCCCAAATTAGATAAAAAATCATCAGTGCAGCCTGAATCAAAAAGTAAAGGAAAAGTAATCCAGCCcggtaaaagaaaagaagggcAAAAATCGCAAcctcaaaacaaagacacaaaaccagTAAATCTGTCTGAGAGTAAGAAtgtggagaaagaggaagggagagaaaaaaaaaatcagactgagaacaaagacaaaaaaaaaccacagcagctgctgcgtTCAGATAAAAATACCACAAGTGGCAAGGTTTCAGACAGTGGACAAGGTATCTCAGGAACAGAGAGAAGTGTTGCTAAGGacgatgaaagaaaaaatgctgagagaaaagagcagcCACAGCCCattaaagacataaaacaagaaGCTAATCCACTAGAACCAGCCTCTCAGTCATCAGAAAAGATCAGTGCATCATCAGAGGACCTCCCTGCTCAAACACAGCATGTCAGTCAGATGGCGACTGCACATCCAGAAAAAAATGCTATTTGCGCCGTCACTCAGACTAATGAGGCTGTGAGTCGGACCAAGAGCGATAATGGACCTTTGAAGGGAGAGACGACAACAACTGTGCCTCTACAGAAGTCCACAGAAAGCTCTGGAACAGACGCAGAGCCAGTGGTGAGTGCAGCAGAGCCACAGGCTAATTCTGTATCAGTGGAAAAAACAGAGAATTCACCCGATGACTCACGTACACATGGAGCTAATGATGTTGAGTTCTCCAGCCCAAAGCCTGTTATCAAAGCAACTACAGCAGCTGAGAAAGTGACTGTAAAAGCTGCTAATGACACTCCAGTGCCGATAACTGTACAGACTGAAAATAATGCAGAGAACCAATCATCTGTTAAAGAGCCTTCTCCTGTTTCAGTCTCTAAATCTGCGAGCAGCCAGGGAGAAGGGCCGGatgatgggaaaaaaagttCAACTGTCAAAACAGTGCCCTCAGAAGAGAAAATCTCAGGCGATATAAGCAAACTCGCTCCTAGCACTTCACTCAAGGGTGCAGAAGAAATAGCACAAGGCCTTTCTAATAGAAATGCTTCTAAATCCACAGTTAACGTGGCAGAGAACACGGCTGAGAAAACATTAAGTTCGCAAGTCAATGAACTCCCACCCGTTGCTAATGGTGACATCTCCCCAGATTCACAACCCCTCACAGTCAAAAAGGAACCGGTCAATAACAAGCCAAGTGCAACTCCAAAAGCACCCACTTCTCCAGAGGCTAATAAACTGAGCCCAGACTCAATCCAACGTTCACCTATGAAGAAGCTCCATTTGCCACGGGGACTAAGCAAAGACGATTCTACAAAACAGCAAGACGCCCCCTCTAGCTGGCTGGATCTGGACTTTCCCAAACGGAAACCTAAAGTCACAGAGCGCAAACTGAGCTCTTCTGTTAGTGAGAGCAATCTCCTGGACCCGTCTGGTGAGctagatgatgatgatttcattgATAAAATCAAGAAGCTTTGCGCCCCCTTCTCCCTCCCACCACGTAAACACAACCAACTTCGGCCACCTCAGCCCCCCTTTGCCATGCCAGCTATCAAGGAGGACCGCTTTGAGAAGACGTTTGACCCTGAGGAGTTTAAGTTTGGCTTGAGGAAGAAGAACCAGTTCACCTTAGACACACCCCCGAGTCTCTTAGCCAAACGAAACGAGACTAAATCTGGTCTGAAGCCCGCCAGGGCTAGTTTGGCCGATAGGAGCTTTCTGCTCAGTAGCCTCGACACCGACTCTCGACTCAGGGATAAAACCTCAGTCAAGGATGAGGTGGACACCAAGGAGGAGAAAGATGATAAGATCAAGGTGAAGTCTCGCTTGGAGGGGAGCTGTGTCCTCAGCAGCCTCAACTCCTCCATCAGAGGGAAGAGGAATGGCGctcaaacacaggaagaaggcACCAGCTCTGAGGATGGTACATCTAGCAAAAGCCCAAAGCTAAGCCCTCCACCTTTATCCCAGCCACACCCACCAAGCCCGACCACCACAGCACCAATGAAAGTCACACTGACCAAGCAGAGCTCTGCCCTGAGCGACACAAAGGAAGCTGCAGAGGCTGTGGTCAGTGACTCAGGCCCTCCATTTCCTTCCTTTAACGACATCAAGCTGCCAGACTATTTAGAGAAGTATCTCCAACAGGAACCAGGAAAACCAGTGGAGAGCACACAAGCACAGGAGCAAGTCAATAACAAG gtTATTGGAAAAATGACAACTCCGGTTTCTGGAGGTGAAGCAGACCTGGCTGTAAAACCAGGTCAACTGCTTCCTGATGCTGGGCCTTTTCCTGCGATTCCTCCATCCACACAGCCTACACTCCCTGAGCAGCCACAGGGGAAACTTCGTAATCAT ATAAGAACTGCCAGAGGATTTCACAAGCGCCCTGGAAAG ATGGTGTTGTTTGAGAGGGCTGATTTCAGTGGCGAAACGTATAAGATTTACAGGGACATAGCAGATGCTACGTCTCTGCAGCTCTCGCCTCTCATATCTGTGAAGGTTGTAAGAGGATG CTGGGTGCTCTACGAGAAGCCTGACTTCCAGGGACGCTCCATTGCTTTGGAAGAGGGGGGAATGGAATTGACAAATTTGTGGGAAGAGCCTGATTCAGAGACAGAACCACACAACAACCCACCAGTGCTGATTGGCTCTATTCGACTTGCTGTCTGG GATTACAGCATACCCCATATTGATCTGTTTACTGAACCGGAGGGCCACGGAAGAGTAACGCCTTACCACGATGACACAATAGAGACAGGCTCATTTGGCATCCCAGTGAGCACTGCTTCAATCCAAGTGCACTCTGGGGT GTGGCTGGTGTTCAGCGACCCAGGTTTCCAGGGCATGCTAGCTGTGCTGGAGACAGGAGTGTACCCTATTCCCGAGACCTGGGGCTTTCCGTCACCCTTCGTGGGATCCCTGAGACCACTTAAAATG GGTGGTTTCAAAGTGGAGAATCCCAATGAAGTCAAG GCTAAGGTGTATGAAAAGCCTGGCTTTGAGGGCTCCTGTGTGGAAATCgacagtgacattttcagcttttctgaagatgaagaagacaTTACCGCAGACAGCACAAACCTTGCCTCAAAGAAACTGAAGTCTGTGGGTTCTTTAAAGATCATTGGAGGACT CTGGGTAGGCTACAGCCAGCCGGGATTTGAGGGCCAACAGTACATCCTGGAGGAAGGAGAGTACCTGGACTGCAGCGAGTGGGGAGGTTCAGAGCAGCTCCTGTCACTGCGGCCAATACTGGCT GATTTCATGTCTCCACACCTCAAAATGTTCAACAACAGAGATTTTGACAAGCTGGGAGTGAACATTGACCTCACAGTGCCTGTTATTAACATGGATGACACAGGCTATGGCACGAAAACAGAGTCTATTGATGTCATCGGTGGCAT CTGGGTGGTGTTTGAAGAGCCAGGCTTTTGTGGTGAGTCCTACATCCTGGAGAAAGGCCTGTATGGAAGCCCAGAGGACTGGGGTGCGCTGCAGCCCAGAGTTGCTTCAGCGATGCCTGTCATGCTG gaTGATTTTGAGCATGCAGCCAAGTTTAAG GTGCAGATATTCTCTGATCCAGGTTTTCAAGGCTCTGTCCTCACTCTGGAGGACAATGCGGCCTCCCCGCAGGGCAGCATATCTGTGGCGTCTTGTAAGGTTCTGGCTGGCAG CTGGCTGGCATTTGAAGGCCAGGACTTCACTGGCAGGATGTACGTGTTAGAAGTGGGGAGCTACCCAGATCTGAGAGCAATGGGCTGTGTTAATGCGAGCTCCTCCATCCTGTCACTACAGCCTGTTGGCTTT GAGTTCTCACTGCCCTCCATCGCTCTGTTTGAGCGTGGGGGCCTTCGGGGGAAGAGGGTGGTTCTGACAGACGGATCAGTCAACCTTCAGCTGGTTGGAGGCTGTAGTAGAGTCCAGTCAGTGCTAGTGGAGGGAGGCAT